From the Desulfovibrio sp. JY genome, one window contains:
- the feoB gene encoding ferrous iron transport protein B, giving the protein MAQPIRVAVSGQPNCGKSTMFNAITGGQARVGNYPGITVDRLEGTYRDNDQISHLVDLPGTYSLTSYSMEELVARNVIVDEHPDVVINMMDATALERSLYLAVQLMEIGAPLVLGLNMMDEVKRSGVTIDTEKLSQLLGVPVVPCVARVGQGRKELMRAVAEVAAKTKGQWTPIRLNYGPDLDPILDRMTARIADAKFLTTRHDPRWVAVKYLESDEQVMTEGKAAGPTHEALLALCAEAEETTRKNSATTPDAIIADWRYGYINGIIKQGVVLGGDELRRNNSDAIDRIVTHKMLGPLIMLAVLYLMFQVTFAIGAYPQGWIEAGFDALSGLATTYLPEGYLQSLIVNGIIGGVGSVIGFTPLICIMFAMLVFLEDLGYMARVAYMLDRVLRIFGLHGMSVMPLIMSGGIPGGCAVPGVMCARTLRSPRERLATILTAPFMVCGAKTTAYLMLVAAFFPGNTTRAMFFVVLAAWAFVLLVSRLLRSTVIKGESTPFVMEIPPYRLPTLRGVVLHTWERVWQYVKKAGTVILAVSILMWAVMTFPELPEGTVAKYDAQKAQIAQTVKAENPQANEEELADLTEAAQQSLADEQNEASLKYSLAGRVSESLTPLTNLAGFPWQANIALIGAFAAKEVFVSTMATAYSMGEVDPEQAQPLSEKLAADPAWTMPAVLSVFAFMLLYTPCMVTVVVIARESNWKWATFSVVGGLCFAYVVAVAIYQIGTALMA; this is encoded by the coding sequence ATGGCGCAGCCCATCCGCGTGGCCGTCTCCGGCCAGCCCAACTGCGGCAAGAGCACCATGTTCAACGCCATCACCGGCGGCCAGGCCCGGGTCGGCAACTATCCCGGCATCACCGTGGACCGCCTGGAAGGAACCTACCGGGATAACGATCAGATAAGCCACCTGGTCGACCTGCCCGGCACCTATTCCCTGACCTCCTATTCCATGGAGGAGTTGGTCGCCCGAAACGTCATCGTGGACGAGCATCCCGACGTGGTCATCAACATGATGGACGCCACGGCCCTGGAGCGCAGCCTCTATCTGGCCGTGCAGCTCATGGAGATCGGCGCGCCGCTGGTGCTCGGGCTCAACATGATGGACGAGGTCAAGCGCAGCGGCGTGACCATCGACACCGAAAAGCTGTCCCAGCTGCTCGGCGTGCCGGTGGTGCCCTGCGTGGCCCGGGTCGGCCAGGGCCGCAAGGAGCTCATGCGGGCCGTGGCCGAGGTCGCGGCCAAGACCAAGGGGCAATGGACGCCGATCCGCCTCAACTACGGCCCGGACCTCGACCCCATTCTCGACCGCATGACCGCGCGCATTGCCGACGCGAAATTTCTGACCACCCGCCATGATCCGCGTTGGGTGGCCGTCAAGTACCTGGAAAGCGACGAGCAGGTCATGACCGAGGGCAAGGCCGCCGGCCCCACCCACGAGGCGCTTTTGGCCCTTTGCGCCGAGGCCGAGGAGACGACCCGCAAAAACAGCGCCACCACCCCGGACGCCATCATCGCCGACTGGCGCTACGGCTATATCAACGGCATCATCAAGCAGGGGGTCGTGCTCGGCGGCGACGAGCTGCGGCGCAACAACTCCGACGCCATCGACCGCATCGTCACGCACAAGATGCTCGGCCCGCTCATCATGCTGGCTGTGCTGTATCTGATGTTCCAGGTGACCTTCGCCATCGGGGCCTATCCCCAGGGCTGGATCGAGGCCGGTTTCGACGCCTTAAGCGGCTTGGCCACGACGTATCTGCCCGAGGGCTACCTGCAATCGCTTATCGTCAACGGCATCATCGGCGGCGTGGGCTCGGTCATCGGCTTCACCCCGCTTATCTGCATCATGTTCGCCATGCTGGTCTTCCTGGAGGACCTCGGCTACATGGCGCGCGTGGCTTACATGCTCGACCGGGTGTTGCGCATCTTCGGCCTGCACGGCATGTCGGTCATGCCGCTGATCATGTCCGGCGGCATCCCGGGCGGCTGCGCCGTGCCCGGCGTCATGTGCGCGAGGACGCTGCGCAGCCCGCGCGAGCGGCTGGCCACCATCCTGACCGCGCCTTTCATGGTCTGCGGGGCCAAGACCACGGCCTACCTCATGCTCGTGGCCGCCTTTTTCCCGGGCAACACCACCCGGGCCATGTTCTTCGTCGTGCTCGCGGCCTGGGCCTTTGTGCTGCTCGTTTCCAGGCTTTTGCGCTCGACCGTGATCAAGGGCGAGAGCACGCCGTTCGTCATGGAGATTCCGCCGTACCGCCTGCCCACGCTGAGGGGTGTGGTGCTCCATACCTGGGAGCGCGTCTGGCAGTACGTGAAAAAGGCCGGCACCGTGATCCTGGCCGTGTCCATCCTCATGTGGGCGGTCATGACCTTTCCGGAGCTGCCCGAAGGCACGGTGGCCAAGTACGACGCCCAAAAGGCGCAGATCGCCCAGACGGTCAAGGCCGAGAATCCCCAGGCAAACGAGGAAGAGCTGGCCGATCTGACCGAGGCGGCCCAGCAGTCCCTTGCCGACGAGCAAAACGAGGCCTCGCTCAAGTATTCCCTGGCCGGCCGCGTGAGCGAATCCCTCACGCCCCTGACCAACCTGGCCGGCTTCCCCTGGCAGGCCAACATCGCGCTCATCGGCGCCTTCGCGGCCAAGGAGGTCTTCGTCTCCACCATGGCCACGGCCTATTCCATGGGCGAGGTCGATCCGGAACAGGCCCAGCCGCTCAGCGAAAAGCTGGCCGCCGATCCGGCCTGGACCATGCCGGCGGTGCTCTCGGTTTTCGCCTTCATGCTGCTCTACACCCCCTGCATGGTGACGGTGGTGGTCATCGCCAGGGAATCGAATTGGAAATGGGCGACCTTCTCCGTGGTCGGCGGCCTTTGCTTCGCCTACGTGGTGGCGGTCGCCATCTACCAGATCGGCACGGCGCTCATGGCCTAG
- a CDS encoding NAD(P)-dependent oxidoreductase translates to MHIAIIGATGYVGAAIRDEALSRGHDVTAIVRHVEKLPSHPKLTPKAVDVADGAALAEALSGQQAVIHAYAPPRGLPAEAILEAQRRGTRAILDAMQRAGVTRILAVGGAGTLIVAGGGRNIDRPEFPDEWKGGARATAEVWEILKAEPGITWTFLSPSHQLEPGMRTGKFRLGLDDMLIGEDGKSRISVPDYAVAMIDELERPAHSGRRFTVGY, encoded by the coding sequence ATGCATATCGCCATCATCGGCGCCACGGGCTACGTCGGCGCCGCCATCCGCGACGAGGCCCTGTCCCGGGGCCATGACGTCACCGCCATCGTGCGCCACGTCGAAAAACTGCCGTCCCATCCGAAACTCACCCCCAAGGCCGTGGACGTCGCCGACGGCGCGGCCCTGGCCGAGGCCCTTTCCGGACAGCAGGCCGTCATCCATGCCTACGCGCCGCCGCGTGGTCTGCCGGCCGAGGCCATACTCGAGGCCCAGCGCCGGGGCACGCGGGCCATCCTCGACGCCATGCAGCGGGCCGGCGTGACGCGCATCCTGGCCGTGGGCGGGGCCGGCACCCTGATCGTGGCCGGTGGCGGGCGCAACATCGACAGGCCGGAATTCCCCGACGAATGGAAGGGCGGCGCCCGGGCCACGGCCGAGGTGTGGGAGATCCTCAAGGCCGAGCCCGGCATCACCTGGACCTTCCTTTCGCCGAGCCATCAACTTGAGCCGGGGATGCGCACCGGGAAATTCCGCCTGGGACTCGACGACATGCTCATCGGGGAAGACGGCAAAAGCCGCATCAGCGTGCCGGATTACGCCGTGGCCATGATCGACGAGCTGGAGCGGCCCGCGCATAGCGGCCGCCGGTTTACCGTCGGCTATTGA
- a CDS encoding STAS/SEC14 domain-containing protein, translated as MDVFQILDGTSGDVLAVEISGGYTRDDVEQFKKAFEDALAAGADRINVLCKIDKLKVSQSEFSAFVADARYGFANMDRIRHIAVVADSGVMKLLFKLDNAVFGDTEKGLVEKYFDLAALDDAWAFVRG; from the coding sequence TTGGACGTGTTTCAAATTCTCGACGGCACATCCGGAGACGTTTTGGCGGTGGAAATCAGCGGCGGGTACACCAGGGACGATGTGGAACAGTTCAAGAAAGCCTTCGAGGACGCCCTTGCGGCCGGGGCCGACCGTATCAACGTGTTGTGCAAGATCGACAAGCTCAAGGTCTCGCAAAGCGAGTTTTCCGCTTTTGTGGCCGATGCCCGCTACGGCTTCGCCAACATGGACAGGATCCGGCATATCGCCGTGGTGGCGGACAGCGGCGTCATGAAACTTCTGTTCAAGCTGGACAACGCCGTGTTCGGCGACACGGAAAAGGGGCTTGTCGAAAAGTATTTCGACCTGGCCGCCCTGGACGACGCCTGGGCCTTCGTGCGCGGCTGA
- a CDS encoding DEAD/DEAH box helicase has protein sequence MAPGTEETKIKSLLSEFVRETIPEYILDGSHAIVAADGIQKLSINKHDHYWDVEGQVQGDDFQVYASEVSVNLKEGTINFFCNCPDSFSGVCRHVGATALQCIRNLDVAEGGDAESPAVTRSEWRQTFRTYFSSEPEPEPGRHYLIFRFHPEPGRLQVAFFRARQNKSGISQVHSEITLEQIIKNPDWSELSPKLPVVAEMLYHHLDYAGHRVELPPGLLAWFFWAIGKEYYLYWRDTEQPVRIESKTMRLQLAPRLADDGLSFDILLGSPSKAPFSILGQEVYFYGQMPIWVCWKNAFYPVQTGLPPQLVSDMVQQPPFIPTSDVSEFLDRVWTHLPMTDLYGQEEFLVKMQPFFVPATYDPKIFLDEEGSLLTLQVQNIYQTEHGEITVSGPNPDLMTASYLYEGRSYLIARDCDHEQTLINMLTDMRFQARNNANWFLETEEAIVFLLDAYPKLVEKYRVYGEKNLTRYKVRLSTPVIVAEVESKEDEKWFNLDLQVAYDDQRVPIEKIWKAWTQGKRYVQLKDGSYTSLPESWLEKLAHKLRALGYDTDKPPQTKFKQFEAPVLDKILEDLPEARTDSFWNNLRQKIHSFREIVQVRPPKGLTASLRPYQAQGLSYLNFLREYGFGGILADEMGLGKTIQTLSFIQHNVERGVTGANLIVVPTSVLPNWEREAEKFVPSLRRLIIYGARRESMFKKIGESDLVITTYALLRRDLDELLKHEFATIILDEAQNIKNPNTITARSVRRLSGKTRLCLSGTPIENNLFELWSLFEFLMPGFLGGQNAFQRGIVKPIKDGDEETLDYLRGRVRPFILRRTKSEVAKDLPPKVENVYYCNLLDEQLELYAALAKKLKEQVLATVDEKGLAKSQMSILDALLKLRQICCHPRLLKLDLPGVNTNLPSGKFDAFKDLITDCIEEGHKVLVFSQFVQMLHIIRSWMTISQIPFAYLDGSSKDRFDQVDRFNDDENIKVFLISLKAGGTGLNLTSADYVIHYDPWWNPAVENQATDRTHRIGQRRQVFSYKMICQNTVEEKILKLQEQKKDVAEAIIPGQDAFKSLTRTDLESLFEV, from the coding sequence ATGGCCCCTGGAACCGAAGAAACGAAAATCAAATCCCTGCTCTCGGAGTTCGTCCGGGAAACGATACCGGAATATATCCTGGACGGTTCCCACGCCATCGTGGCCGCGGACGGCATCCAGAAGCTTTCCATCAACAAGCACGACCACTACTGGGACGTGGAAGGACAGGTGCAGGGCGACGATTTCCAGGTATATGCCTCGGAAGTCTCGGTCAACCTCAAGGAAGGCACCATCAATTTCTTCTGCAACTGCCCGGATTCGTTCTCCGGCGTGTGCCGACACGTCGGGGCCACGGCCCTGCAGTGCATCCGGAACCTGGACGTCGCCGAGGGAGGCGACGCCGAGAGCCCGGCCGTGACGCGCAGCGAATGGCGACAGACCTTCCGCACCTATTTTTCCTCGGAACCCGAACCGGAACCCGGCCGCCACTATCTCATCTTCCGCTTCCATCCCGAGCCCGGCCGGCTCCAGGTGGCCTTTTTCCGGGCCCGGCAAAACAAGTCCGGCATCTCGCAAGTCCACTCCGAGATCACCCTGGAACAGATCATCAAGAACCCGGACTGGTCCGAGCTATCGCCCAAGCTGCCGGTGGTGGCCGAGATGCTCTACCACCACCTGGACTACGCCGGCCACCGGGTGGAGTTGCCGCCGGGACTTCTCGCCTGGTTTTTCTGGGCCATCGGCAAGGAATACTACCTCTACTGGCGCGACACCGAGCAGCCCGTGCGCATCGAGTCCAAGACCATGCGCCTGCAGCTCGCCCCGAGGTTGGCCGACGACGGCCTGTCCTTCGACATCCTGCTCGGCAGCCCGTCCAAGGCCCCCTTCTCGATCCTCGGGCAGGAGGTCTATTTCTACGGCCAGATGCCCATCTGGGTCTGCTGGAAAAACGCGTTTTATCCGGTGCAGACGGGGCTGCCGCCCCAGCTCGTCTCGGACATGGTGCAGCAGCCGCCGTTTATTCCCACATCCGACGTATCGGAATTCCTGGACCGGGTCTGGACCCACCTGCCCATGACCGACCTCTACGGCCAGGAAGAATTCCTGGTCAAAATGCAGCCGTTTTTCGTGCCGGCCACCTACGATCCCAAGATATTCCTGGACGAGGAAGGCAGCCTGCTCACCTTGCAGGTCCAAAACATCTACCAGACCGAGCACGGCGAGATCACGGTGTCGGGCCCCAACCCCGACCTCATGACCGCCTCCTACCTCTACGAGGGCCGCTCCTACCTCATCGCCCGGGACTGCGACCACGAGCAGACGCTCATCAACATGCTGACGGACATGCGCTTCCAGGCCAGAAACAATGCCAACTGGTTCCTGGAGACCGAGGAGGCCATCGTCTTCCTCCTCGACGCCTATCCCAAGCTGGTGGAGAAGTACCGGGTCTACGGCGAGAAGAACCTGACCCGCTACAAGGTGCGCCTGTCCACCCCGGTCATCGTGGCCGAGGTGGAGTCCAAGGAAGACGAGAAGTGGTTCAACCTGGATCTGCAGGTGGCCTACGACGACCAGCGCGTGCCCATCGAGAAGATCTGGAAGGCCTGGACCCAGGGCAAGCGCTACGTGCAGCTTAAAGACGGCTCCTACACCAGCCTGCCCGAATCGTGGCTGGAAAAGCTGGCTCACAAGCTGCGGGCGCTTGGCTACGACACGGACAAGCCGCCCCAGACGAAATTCAAGCAGTTCGAGGCCCCGGTCCTGGACAAGATCCTCGAGGATCTGCCCGAGGCCCGCACGGACTCGTTCTGGAACAACCTGCGCCAGAAAATCCACAGCTTCCGCGAGATCGTGCAGGTGCGCCCGCCCAAGGGCCTCACGGCCAGCCTGCGCCCCTACCAGGCCCAGGGCCTGTCCTACCTCAACTTCCTGCGGGAGTACGGTTTCGGCGGCATCCTGGCCGACGAGATGGGGCTCGGCAAGACGATCCAGACGCTGTCGTTCATTCAGCACAACGTGGAGCGCGGGGTCACGGGGGCCAACCTCATCGTGGTGCCGACCTCGGTTTTGCCCAACTGGGAGCGCGAGGCCGAGAAGTTCGTGCCGAGCCTGCGGCGGCTCATCATCTACGGCGCGCGGCGCGAAAGCATGTTCAAGAAGATCGGCGAGTCCGATCTGGTCATCACCACCTATGCCCTGCTGCGCCGGGACCTCGACGAGCTGCTCAAGCACGAGTTTGCCACCATCATCCTGGACGAGGCCCAGAACATCAAGAACCCCAACACGATCACGGCCCGTTCCGTGCGGCGCCTGTCCGGCAAGACCCGGCTCTGCCTGTCCGGCACGCCCATCGAGAACAACCTCTTCGAGCTGTGGTCGCTGTTTGAATTCCTCATGCCGGGTTTTCTCGGCGGCCAGAACGCCTTCCAGCGCGGCATCGTCAAGCCGATCAAGGACGGCGACGAGGAGACCCTCGATTACCTGCGCGGCCGGGTGCGGCCGTTCATCCTGCGGCGCACCAAATCCGAGGTGGCCAAGGACCTGCCGCCCAAGGTGGAAAACGTCTACTACTGCAACCTGCTCGACGAGCAGCTCGAGCTGTATGCCGCCCTGGCGAAAAAGCTCAAGGAGCAGGTGCTGGCCACGGTGGACGAAAAAGGCCTTGCCAAGTCGCAGATGTCCATTCTCGACGCCCTGCTCAAGCTGCGCCAGATCTGCTGCCACCCGAGGCTTTTGAAGCTCGACCTGCCGGGCGTCAACACCAACCTGCCCTCGGGCAAGTTCGACGCCTTCAAGGACCTCATCACGGACTGCATCGAGGAAGGCCACAAGGTGCTCGTCTTCTCGCAGTTCGTGCAGATGCTGCACATTATCCGGTCGTGGATGACCATCAGCCAGATTCCTTTTGCCTACCTCGACGGTTCGAGCAAGGACCGCTTCGATCAGGTCGACCGGTTCAACGACGACGAGAACATCAAGGTGTTCCTCATTTCGCTCAAGGCCGGCGGCACGGGGCTCAACCTCACCAGCGCCGACTACGTCATCCACTACGACCCCTGGTGGAACCCGGCCGTGGAAAACCAGGCCACGGACCGCACCCACCGCATCGGTCAGCGACGACAGGTTTTCTCCTACAAGATGATCTGCCAGAACACGGTGGAGGAAAAGATCCTCAAACTCCAGGAGCAGAAAAAGGACGTGGCCGAGGCCATCATCCCCGGCCAGGACGCGTTCAAGTCCCTGACCAGGACCGATCTGGAGTCGCTGTTCGAGGTATAG
- a CDS encoding peptide-binding protein, protein MRVARAFFLVFLLVIALCCGCQGPSDQPKDGKTPAKAAATPPGPAVSPGKPVDGGRIVMGVIGEPSNLIPPLASDSASHEVADLLYVAPLRYDKDIKLECFAAERYEVDDDGKLLKFWLKPGIRWTDGVELTAADVEFTYRLMIDPKTPTAYAEDYKAITSFTVTGKYSFEVRYAEPFARSLVTWAGSILPKHILKGQDLMNTKYAREPVGAGPYKLVSWEPGRRLVLDANPDYFEGRPHIDQVVYRIIPDSATMFLELKAGGVDMMGLTPQQYLYQTKGPRWEADWRKFKYLAFAYTYLAYNLKSPFFADVRVRRAIAHAVNKDDVIKGAVLGLGVPVIGPYKPGTWVYDTAIKDDAYDPGLARKMLAEAGWEDRNGDGVLENAAGRPFSFTILTNQGNDQRIKSATIIQSELAAVGIKVSIRTVEWASFIKEFVDKGNFDALILGWTITQDPDVYDVWHSSRAVPGGLNFVGFKNAEADALLEKGRHTVDMAKRKKIYDAFQEILHREQPYLFLYAPYSLPILSSRFQDVAVAPAGISYNFTKWWVPRDRQTFRLEK, encoded by the coding sequence ATGCGGGTGGCGCGCGCCTTTTTTTTGGTTTTTCTCCTTGTGATAGCGCTTTGTTGCGGCTGTCAGGGGCCCTCCGACCAGCCAAAGGACGGCAAGACCCCGGCCAAGGCGGCGGCGACCCCGCCCGGACCGGCCGTCTCCCCGGGGAAACCGGTCGACGGCGGCCGCATCGTCATGGGCGTCATCGGGGAACCGAGCAACCTCATCCCCCCCCTGGCCTCCGATTCCGCTTCCCACGAGGTGGCCGACCTGCTCTACGTCGCGCCGCTGCGCTACGACAAGGACATCAAGCTCGAATGCTTCGCCGCCGAGCGCTATGAAGTGGATGACGACGGCAAGCTCCTCAAATTCTGGCTCAAGCCCGGCATCCGCTGGACCGACGGGGTGGAGCTCACGGCCGCGGACGTGGAATTCACCTACAGGCTCATGATCGACCCCAAGACGCCCACGGCCTATGCCGAGGACTACAAGGCGATTACGAGCTTCACGGTCACGGGCAAGTATTCCTTCGAGGTGCGCTACGCCGAGCCCTTCGCCCGTTCCCTGGTCACCTGGGCCGGGTCCATCCTGCCCAAGCACATCCTCAAGGGCCAGGACCTCATGAACACCAAGTACGCCCGGGAGCCCGTGGGCGCGGGGCCGTACAAGCTGGTTTCCTGGGAACCCGGACGCCGGCTGGTGCTTGACGCCAACCCGGACTATTTCGAGGGCCGGCCCCATATCGACCAGGTCGTCTACCGCATCATTCCGGACAGCGCGACCATGTTCCTGGAGCTCAAGGCCGGGGGCGTGGACATGATGGGGCTCACCCCCCAGCAGTACCTCTACCAGACCAAGGGGCCGCGCTGGGAAGCGGACTGGCGCAAGTTCAAGTACCTGGCCTTTGCCTACACCTATCTGGCCTACAATCTCAAAAGCCCGTTTTTCGCCGATGTCCGGGTCCGCCGGGCCATCGCCCATGCCGTGAACAAGGACGACGTCATCAAGGGCGCCGTGCTGGGCCTTGGCGTGCCCGTCATCGGTCCCTACAAGCCCGGCACCTGGGTCTACGACACGGCCATCAAGGACGATGCCTACGACCCGGGGCTGGCCAGGAAGATGCTGGCCGAGGCCGGCTGGGAGGACCGAAACGGCGACGGCGTGCTGGAAAACGCCGCCGGCCGGCCGTTTAGCTTCACCATCCTCACCAACCAGGGCAACGATCAACGGATCAAGAGCGCCACCATCATTCAAAGCGAGCTGGCGGCGGTGGGCATCAAGGTGTCCATCCGCACCGTGGAGTGGGCGTCCTTCATCAAGGAATTCGTGGACAAGGGCAACTTCGACGCCCTCATTCTCGGCTGGACCATCACCCAGGACCCGGACGTGTACGACGTGTGGCACAGCAGTCGCGCCGTGCCCGGCGGGCTCAATTTCGTGGGTTTTAAAAACGCCGAGGCCGATGCGCTCCTGGAGAAAGGCCGGCACACCGTGGATATGGCCAAACGCAAGAAGATCTACGACGCCTTCCAGGAGATCCTCCACCGCGAGCAGCCCTACCTTTTTCTGTACGCGCCTTATTCCCTGCCGATTTTGTCCTCGCGTTTTCAGGACGTGGCCGTGGCGCCGGCCGGCATCAGCTACAACTTCACCAAGTGGTGGGTGCCGCGGGACAGGCAGACCTTCCGCCTGGAAAAATAA
- a CDS encoding bifunctional (p)ppGpp synthetase/guanosine-3',5'-bis(diphosphate) 3'-pyrophosphohydrolase has product MIRINEILDKTAIYLSEAEQALITKAYVFSAAAHAGQVRLSGEPYLSHPLEVAGILADMRLDAASIAAGLLHDTVEDTKATVDEVEELFGDDVADLVDGVTKISLIPFESKEEAQAENIRKMILAMANDIRVILVKLADRMHNMRTLEFQKPHKQARIAQETMDIYAPLANRLGLHRIKTELEDISFKYLKPDVYNQIKTGVDRHHTLDESYIERVISQIKDLLRPNSIRARIFGRRKHLWSVFNKMRVQGLTLDQVHDLVAFRVIVENIRECYAVLGLVHSIWKPVPGRFKDYISMPKANMYQSLHTTVVGPDGERIEIQIRTVEMNRLAEEGVAAHWKYKEREKGKFNPKDVERFAWLRQIMDWQRELKDSREFMANLRFDLFQDEVYVFTPKGDVKELPEGGTAVDLAFLIHTAVGEHCAGAKVNGKLVTLETPLKNGDTVEIITDKNRHPNRDWLKFVKTAKARTRIKHFIRTEERVRSIALGREMLEKQGRKDGVNIQKAIKDGSMLAVAREFSLAGVEDVLSAVGYSRITPKKIIGRLVPKKEGEEAEAPHAKAEAPAVSPAESVAGTGKGKPGEGVRIQGVDNVLVRLAQCCNPVPGDAIVGYISRGRGVVVHTHDCPNVPNLESERLIQVNWEGEKEQPYHAGLSILAKNKKGVLGKISLLLAEEGVNIDSGAIHSNVDGTTHLIFRVEVRDSSHLYRTIDKLSRLDAVIAIKRQAVTDELGASPEEEEAPGA; this is encoded by the coding sequence ATGATCCGCATAAACGAAATCCTGGACAAGACCGCCATCTATTTAAGCGAGGCGGAACAAGCGCTTATCACCAAAGCGTACGTGTTCTCCGCCGCGGCCCATGCCGGTCAGGTCCGCCTGTCCGGCGAACCCTATCTGTCCCATCCCCTGGAAGTGGCGGGGATCCTGGCCGACATGCGCCTGGACGCGGCCAGCATCGCGGCCGGGCTTTTGCACGACACCGTGGAGGACACCAAGGCCACGGTGGACGAGGTCGAGGAGCTTTTCGGCGACGACGTGGCCGATCTCGTCGACGGCGTGACCAAGATCAGCCTCATCCCCTTCGAGAGCAAGGAAGAGGCCCAGGCCGAGAATATCCGCAAGATGATCCTGGCCATGGCCAACGACATCCGGGTGATCCTGGTCAAGCTGGCCGACCGGATGCACAACATGCGCACCCTGGAGTTCCAGAAGCCCCATAAGCAGGCGCGCATCGCCCAGGAAACCATGGACATCTACGCCCCGCTGGCCAACCGGCTGGGCCTGCACCGCATCAAGACCGAGCTCGAGGACATAAGCTTCAAGTACCTGAAGCCCGACGTCTACAACCAGATAAAAACCGGGGTCGACCGCCACCACACCCTCGACGAGTCCTACATCGAGCGGGTCATCTCCCAGATCAAGGACCTGCTGCGGCCAAACAGCATCCGGGCCCGCATCTTCGGCCGCCGCAAGCATCTCTGGAGCGTGTTCAACAAGATGCGCGTCCAGGGGCTCACCCTCGACCAGGTCCACGACCTGGTGGCCTTTCGCGTCATCGTGGAAAATATCCGCGAATGCTACGCCGTGCTCGGCCTCGTGCACTCCATCTGGAAACCCGTGCCTGGGCGTTTCAAGGACTACATCTCCATGCCCAAGGCCAACATGTACCAGAGCCTGCACACCACGGTGGTGGGGCCTGACGGCGAGCGCATCGAGATCCAGATCCGCACGGTGGAGATGAACCGGCTGGCCGAGGAGGGCGTGGCCGCCCACTGGAAGTACAAGGAGCGCGAGAAGGGCAAGTTCAACCCGAAGGACGTGGAGCGCTTCGCCTGGCTGCGCCAGATCATGGACTGGCAGCGGGAGCTCAAGGATTCGCGCGAGTTCATGGCCAACCTGCGCTTCGACCTGTTCCAGGACGAAGTCTACGTTTTCACGCCCAAGGGCGACGTCAAGGAGCTGCCCGAGGGCGGCACGGCCGTCGACCTGGCCTTTCTCATCCATACGGCCGTGGGCGAGCACTGCGCCGGAGCCAAGGTCAACGGCAAGCTGGTGACCCTCGAGACGCCGCTCAAAAATGGCGACACGGTCGAGATCATCACCGACAAAAATCGCCATCCCAACCGGGACTGGCTCAAGTTCGTCAAGACCGCCAAGGCCAGGACCCGCATCAAGCACTTCATCCGCACCGAGGAGCGGGTGCGTTCCATCGCCCTTGGCCGCGAGATGCTGGAAAAGCAGGGCCGCAAGGACGGGGTCAACATCCAAAAGGCCATCAAGGACGGCTCCATGCTGGCCGTGGCCCGGGAGTTCTCCCTTGCCGGGGTCGAGGACGTGCTTTCGGCCGTGGGCTATTCGCGCATCACCCCAAAGAAGATCATCGGCCGGCTTGTACCCAAAAAGGAGGGCGAGGAGGCCGAGGCCCCGCACGCCAAGGCCGAAGCCCCGGCCGTTTCCCCGGCCGAGAGCGTGGCCGGGACCGGCAAGGGCAAACCCGGCGAGGGCGTGCGCATCCAGGGCGTGGACAACGTGCTCGTGCGTCTGGCCCAGTGCTGCAACCCCGTGCCCGGCGACGCCATCGTGGGCTACATTTCCCGGGGCCGGGGCGTGGTGGTCCATACCCACGACTGCCCCAACGTGCCCAACCTCGAATCCGAGCGCCTCATCCAGGTGAACTGGGAAGGCGAGAAGGAACAGCCCTACCATGCGGGGCTCTCCATCCTGGCCAAGAACAAGAAGGGCGTGCTCGGCAAGATTTCCCTGCTCCTGGCCGAGGAGGGCGTCAACATCGACTCCGGGGCCATCCATTCCAATGTGGACGGCACCACCCACCTCATTTTCCGGGTTGAGGTGCGCGATTCCAGCCACCTGTACCGGACCATCGACAAGTTGAGCCGCCTCGACGCCGTCATCGCCATCAAGCGGCAGGCGGTTACCGACGAACTTGGGGCCAGCCCCGAAGAGGAAGAAGCTCCGGGCGCATGA